From a region of the Burkholderiaceae bacterium DAT-1 genome:
- a CDS encoding chemotaxis protein CheR, whose amino-acid sequence MSDQHNPPKLTSLQIPPLAPLPPTSREFKFTDQDFDRVKKMIYDYAGIALSDGKQDMVYGRLAKRLRHHKLASFADYLSMLERGNAAEWEAFINSLTTNLTSFFREGHHFPVLADLLKAHKGDGQLNIWCAASSTGEEPYTLAMTACEAFDTLRPNVRIVATDLDTNVLKIAEAGIYPADRFEKITPAQKQRFFNVLPDGQFQVKQELRSLITFRRQNLIDATWQVRGPLDAIFCRNVMIYFDRQTQLNILQRFMPMLKPHGLLFVGHSENLYQANHLFSLVGKTVYKLANAPK is encoded by the coding sequence ATGAGTGATCAGCATAATCCCCCCAAATTAACGAGCCTGCAGATTCCTCCGCTCGCCCCTCTTCCCCCGACCTCTCGTGAATTCAAATTCACCGATCAGGATTTTGATCGGGTGAAAAAAATGATTTACGACTATGCGGGGATTGCGCTAAGTGACGGCAAGCAGGATATGGTTTACGGTCGGCTGGCAAAGCGACTGCGCCACCATAAGCTGGCTTCCTTTGCCGATTATCTGAGCATGCTGGAGCGTGGAAATGCGGCAGAGTGGGAAGCCTTTATTAATTCGCTAACCACCAATCTCACCTCCTTCTTTCGTGAAGGTCACCACTTCCCTGTGCTCGCAGACTTGCTGAAAGCACACAAGGGCGATGGTCAACTGAATATCTGGTGTGCTGCATCCAGTACCGGGGAAGAACCCTACACACTGGCGATGACCGCTTGCGAAGCCTTCGATACATTACGTCCCAATGTCCGTATCGTCGCGACCGATCTAGATACCAATGTACTCAAGATTGCGGAAGCAGGCATCTACCCAGCCGATCGCTTCGAAAAGATTACACCCGCGCAAAAGCAGCGCTTCTTCAATGTGCTTCCCGACGGGCAATTTCAGGTCAAGCAGGAGCTGCGAAGCCTGATTACCTTCCGCAGACAAAACCTGATCGATGCAACCTGGCAAGTTCGGGGTCCGCTGGATGCCATTTTCTGCCGGAATGTCATGATCTACTTTGACCGTCAGACACAATTGAATATTCTGCAGCGTTTTATGCCCATGCTGAAACCTCATGGATTGCTATTTGTCGGGCATTCGGAAAACTTGTACCAAGCCAACCACCTGTTTTCACTCGTAGGCAAAACGGTTTACAAACTCGCTAATGCCCCAAAATAA
- the cadA gene encoding cadmium-translocating P-type ATPase, with translation MNTTCFHCGESVAPDDLNPARYPVSWRKAEYATCCTGCQAVAKTIIDAGLDSYYESREAPAGRAEALPDELQASLKLFDTPELQASFVHVDADHVREAALILEGITCAACIWLNERHISRLPGVLEISINYTTHRARLRWDNGRIQLSTVLEQIAAIGYRAHPYDPGKSQQLHEAARKKSLTRLWIAGLSMMQVMMYAVPIYMADPETITPAMEQLMQWASCVLTLPVVFYSCLPFYQGAWRDLKAGRAGMDVPVVVGVLAAFIASVYANWTGHGAIYYDSVSMFVFLLLGGRYLEGVARRRAGEAAESLVKLMPAFAHRFVRWPGSSETEATPVARLLAGDTILVKPGESFPADGVVLEGASHADESLMTGEARPIDKSAGAEVTGGTLNQDAPLVVRIERTGESTRLAGIVRLLDKALAEKPRAAILADKVAAWFVGLLLLAAIATFALWYQIDPDRALPITVAVLVISCPCALSLATPAAMTAATGHMARLGLLITRGHTLDTLPRVTDIVFDKTGTLTEGKLAIQSISVRAGITQAYAHELAAILESASEHPIAHAIRQHAPPATLHAQDFSNIPGSGVSATIDGAVYRLGTFQFVAPTCTAAFPFSDWMSDATVVYLGTSSEWIAAFALGDTARQETPALIMQLKQQGLRVHLLSGDSEGAVAKLAATMGIDHVRARATPDDKLAYVQGLQHDGRVVLMVGDGINDAPVLAAADTSIAIGTGTETAQAAGDAVLSGSIGMITDALQLARKSRQVIRQNLIWAVLYNAIALPVAMAGWITPWLASLGMALSSLLVVMNAIRLAPPVKHTTSRQLT, from the coding sequence ATGAACACGACTTGCTTTCATTGCGGCGAATCTGTCGCCCCCGATGATCTGAACCCGGCACGCTATCCGGTCAGCTGGCGCAAAGCCGAATACGCGACCTGCTGCACAGGATGTCAGGCCGTCGCCAAAACCATTATCGATGCAGGACTGGATTCGTATTACGAAAGCCGAGAAGCGCCTGCCGGTCGCGCGGAGGCGCTACCCGATGAGCTGCAAGCCTCGCTCAAGCTCTTTGACACCCCCGAGTTACAAGCCAGCTTTGTTCATGTTGATGCCGATCATGTGCGTGAAGCGGCACTAATCCTTGAAGGCATTACCTGCGCAGCCTGTATCTGGTTAAATGAGCGTCACATTAGTCGCCTACCCGGTGTGCTTGAAATCAGCATCAATTACACCACTCACCGTGCCCGCCTGCGCTGGGATAATGGTCGCATTCAGCTCTCTACTGTTCTGGAGCAAATTGCCGCCATCGGCTATCGCGCCCATCCCTACGATCCGGGCAAAAGCCAGCAATTGCATGAAGCCGCCCGCAAAAAGTCCCTTACGCGACTATGGATTGCCGGTCTGTCGATGATGCAGGTGATGATGTATGCGGTGCCAATTTACATGGCAGACCCTGAAACCATCACGCCTGCAATGGAACAGCTCATGCAATGGGCAAGTTGCGTGCTGACGCTGCCCGTGGTGTTCTATTCCTGCCTGCCATTTTATCAGGGTGCGTGGCGCGACCTGAAAGCGGGGCGCGCAGGCATGGATGTGCCCGTCGTCGTTGGCGTACTGGCAGCCTTTATCGCAAGTGTGTACGCCAACTGGACCGGACATGGCGCCATTTACTACGACTCCGTGTCAATGTTTGTCTTTCTACTGCTGGGTGGCCGTTATCTGGAAGGTGTTGCACGCAGGCGCGCAGGTGAGGCGGCAGAATCACTCGTCAAACTGATGCCGGCATTCGCGCATCGCTTTGTGCGATGGCCTGGGTCAAGTGAGACTGAAGCAACACCGGTCGCGCGTCTACTTGCCGGCGATACGATTCTAGTCAAGCCGGGTGAGTCCTTTCCGGCTGATGGCGTTGTGCTAGAGGGCGCCAGTCATGCTGATGAGTCCTTGATGACCGGAGAAGCTCGGCCAATTGATAAGTCGGCTGGCGCAGAGGTGACCGGAGGTACACTGAATCAGGATGCGCCTTTAGTTGTCCGAATAGAACGAACCGGAGAATCCACGCGCCTGGCCGGAATTGTCCGCCTACTGGATAAAGCGCTCGCCGAAAAGCCGCGAGCAGCAATCTTGGCGGATAAGGTTGCAGCATGGTTTGTTGGGCTGCTACTGCTGGCTGCAATCGCCACTTTCGCTTTGTGGTATCAAATCGACCCGGATCGTGCCTTGCCAATCACGGTTGCCGTGCTCGTCATCTCCTGCCCGTGCGCGCTTTCGCTCGCCACCCCGGCTGCCATGACGGCAGCAACAGGCCACATGGCACGTCTAGGTCTGTTAATCACGCGCGGACACACACTTGATACTCTGCCCCGCGTGACCGACATCGTATTCGACAAGACCGGTACGCTCACCGAAGGCAAGCTTGCCATCCAGTCGATTTCCGTCCGAGCCGGCATCACCCAGGCATACGCGCATGAGTTGGCTGCAATCCTTGAGTCCGCATCGGAGCATCCGATTGCGCACGCGATTCGTCAACATGCGCCTCCCGCCACGCTCCATGCGCAAGACTTTAGCAATATTCCGGGGAGCGGCGTTTCGGCCACCATCGATGGTGCTGTCTATCGCCTTGGAACATTTCAATTTGTCGCACCCACCTGCACTGCAGCCTTTCCCTTTTCGGATTGGATGAGTGACGCTACAGTCGTCTATCTGGGGACATCATCGGAATGGATTGCTGCCTTTGCCCTTGGGGATACGGCTCGCCAGGAGACCCCTGCACTCATCATGCAATTGAAGCAACAAGGTCTTCGCGTACATTTGCTCAGTGGTGATAGCGAAGGGGCAGTAGCAAAGCTCGCTGCCACAATGGGCATTGATCACGTGCGAGCGCGTGCCACGCCGGACGACAAACTTGCCTACGTACAAGGGCTGCAGCACGACGGTCGCGTGGTGCTCATGGTGGGTGACGGCATCAACGATGCGCCGGTGCTTGCCGCTGCCGATACTTCCATTGCCATCGGCACCGGCACTGAAACTGCACAAGCCGCAGGAGATGCCGTACTGTCTGGCAGTATCGGCATGATTACAGATGCCTTGCAGCTGGCTCGCAAGTCTCGCCAAGTCATCCGTCAGAATCTAATTTGGGCGGTTCTATATAATGCGATTGCCCTTCCTGTTGCAATGGCAGGTTGGATTACGCCTTGGCTGGCCAGCCTGGGTATGGCACTCAGTTCGCTACTGGTGGTGATGAATGCGATCCGACTTGCGCCTCCCGTTAAGCACACGACCAGCCGTCAGCTCACTTAA
- a CDS encoding acyl-CoA dehydrogenase C-terminal domain-containing protein, with translation MATYRAPLRDMQFVLHELLQVEQTLATLPGHEEVNRDLIDSVLEEAAKFAEGVLFPLNRSGDEEGCTLKDGVVTTPKGFKEAYQQFCEGGWTGLDCDPEYGGQGLPKTLSFPVSEMNIACNMAWSMYPGLSHGAYAAIHAHGSPEQKATYLPKLVDGTWTGTMCLTEPHCGTDLGLLKTRAEAAGDGSYKITGTKIFISSGEHEMSDNIIHLVLARLPDSPKDIKGISLFIVPKFKLDAEGNVAERNAVSCGSLEHKMGIKANATCVMNFDGATGYLIGEVNKGMSCMFTMMNAARLGVGQQGLAINEVAYQSALQYAKDRLQMRGMNGAVQPEKPADPIIVHPDVRRMLLTMKAYAEAGRALSTWLAVLLDVEERSTDAEARQDAADLVALLIPVAKAFLTDNGFEAANHGVQVYGGHGFIREWGMEQFVRDARIALLYEGTNGIQALDLMGRKVLLDQGAKLRKFTKLVHKFCEANRDVDGMSEFVTPLAALLKQVGDVTMKIGMAAMKNKDEAGAAASDYLRLIGHLVFGWFWARMALIALGKSDEPFYQAKLATARFYFARVMPETHALAAKIAGGAAPLMALDAEFFAF, from the coding sequence ATGGCTACGTATCGCGCCCCATTGCGGGATATGCAATTTGTACTGCATGAACTTCTGCAGGTTGAGCAGACGCTGGCGACTTTGCCAGGTCATGAAGAAGTCAACCGTGATCTGATCGACTCGGTACTGGAAGAAGCAGCAAAGTTTGCCGAAGGCGTGCTGTTCCCCCTCAATCGCAGTGGTGATGAGGAAGGTTGCACACTGAAAGACGGCGTGGTGACTACGCCCAAGGGTTTCAAGGAAGCCTATCAGCAGTTCTGCGAGGGCGGCTGGACCGGTCTGGATTGCGATCCGGAATATGGTGGTCAGGGCCTGCCGAAGACGCTGAGTTTTCCGGTTTCGGAAATGAATATCGCCTGCAATATGGCGTGGTCGATGTATCCGGGTCTGAGCCACGGTGCATATGCAGCCATCCATGCTCATGGCTCGCCAGAGCAGAAGGCAACCTATCTGCCGAAGCTGGTAGATGGCACCTGGACAGGCACCATGTGCCTGACCGAGCCGCACTGCGGTACGGATCTCGGACTGCTGAAAACCCGTGCTGAAGCAGCAGGGGATGGTAGCTACAAGATTACCGGCACCAAGATTTTCATTTCGTCGGGTGAGCACGAGATGAGCGATAACATCATTCACTTGGTGCTTGCGCGTTTGCCGGACTCACCCAAGGATATCAAGGGCATTTCGCTGTTTATTGTGCCCAAATTCAAGCTCGATGCTGAAGGCAACGTGGCTGAGCGCAATGCGGTGAGCTGCGGCTCGCTGGAGCACAAGATGGGCATCAAGGCGAATGCCACTTGTGTGATGAATTTCGATGGCGCGACTGGCTATCTCATCGGTGAAGTGAACAAGGGCATGAGCTGTATGTTCACCATGATGAATGCGGCGCGTCTAGGGGTTGGCCAGCAGGGTCTGGCCATCAACGAAGTAGCGTATCAAAGCGCCCTGCAGTACGCAAAAGACCGCCTGCAAATGCGAGGCATGAATGGTGCAGTTCAGCCAGAAAAACCAGCTGATCCGATCATCGTGCATCCGGATGTGCGCCGCATGTTGCTGACGATGAAGGCTTACGCAGAGGCTGGTCGTGCATTGTCGACCTGGCTGGCTGTGTTGCTGGATGTTGAAGAACGCTCGACGGATGCCGAAGCGCGTCAGGATGCGGCTGATCTGGTTGCGCTGCTGATTCCGGTAGCCAAGGCTTTCCTGACTGATAACGGGTTTGAAGCGGCTAATCACGGTGTTCAGGTGTATGGCGGCCACGGTTTCATACGTGAGTGGGGCATGGAGCAGTTTGTGCGCGATGCGCGGATTGCCCTGCTGTATGAAGGCACCAATGGCATTCAGGCACTGGATCTAATGGGTCGCAAGGTGCTGCTGGATCAAGGTGCCAAGCTTCGTAAATTTACTAAGCTGGTGCACAAGTTCTGCGAAGCCAATCGCGACGTAGACGGTATGAGCGAGTTTGTGACACCACTGGCTGCACTGCTGAAGCAGGTGGGCGATGTGACGATGAAGATCGGCATGGCTGCCATGAAGAACAAGGATGAGGCGGGTGCTGCGGCAAGCGACTACCTGCGTCTGATCGGGCATCTGGTGTTTGGCTGGTTCTGGGCACGCATGGCGCTGATTGCGCTGGGTAAGTCTGACGAGCCGTTCTATCAGGCCAAGCTGGCAACAGCACGTTTTTACTTCGCCAGAGTCATGCCCGAAACGCATGCACTGGCAGCCAAGATTGCAGGTGGCGCAGCGCCCCTGATGGCACTGGACGCGGAGTTTTTCGCGTTCTGA
- a CDS encoding exodeoxyribonuclease VII small subunit has translation MAKQPAPKSFETALSELETLIADMERGEMTLDASLSAYQRGGELVRYCQGQLEAAERQVEVLDGDMLKPLDTAPAQES, from the coding sequence ATGGCAAAACAGCCTGCACCAAAGAGTTTCGAAACCGCGCTGTCCGAGCTGGAAACCTTGATCGCCGATATGGAACGTGGCGAGATGACGCTAGATGCGTCGCTATCTGCCTACCAGCGGGGCGGTGAACTGGTGCGCTATTGTCAGGGGCAGCTGGAAGCAGCGGAACGCCAGGTAGAAGTGCTAGATGGCGACATGCTCAAGCCGCTCGATACCGCACCTGCTCAGGAGTCGTAA